A window of Ruminococcus champanellensis 18P13 = JCM 17042 contains these coding sequences:
- a CDS encoding Mbeg1-like protein: protein MGHSKGGNKAMYTAILSDKVTRCVSFDGQGFSKDFIEKYTGVISEKSSIISNYSLSTDFVHILLEQLPGTHQYYCEGYGIDDPQGDEGSIVAQNHSPNSFFKTDSSGIVTEVNYSGRNAPIFDISTENSKTTLLKKYVTYLLSSKNRSAYDALIDYVEDLLDAILDGSDIQEAILGDLLQLGTLIGYTISFIENEELNLDDARELLYALGLDKCDTTAIIIESLTNKEFSYDDNPNNVPGIISGILGFLGNQLTDGEDDYLLKSIIWDTLGNHIDDYLDEYDFYYLWNTIESKYEEAQENENLYYDTDNGLIQDCVNYMKSNEFRNLVKNDAQIDDIVENLEAYLSGGLSNFVLYTVMIQAKSLLEKYDYRLNLGDDNENYRVGINHNSVSFLGQGDDIFFGGRYKDIIIAGSGDDSIAGGQGNDIIHGGSGNDSLYGGDGNDVIYGGNGNDTVFGGGGKDTIYGGAGNDHIHGGAGNDTIDGGADKDFILGEAGNDIIDGGAGNDYIDGGAGNDTLYGNTGEDVLFGREGKDTLDGGYGDDTLRGGDHADTYYFRKYNGSDTIFDQYGANLIIFEDIAPDDLSISYTGAYQQDLCFTVVSTGKTLTILDYMHTAEYFRYQFEGESGYYTVKDSDGNLSFSKIEGSHMGGRYDSHWDKLHDDTGNDNSSRYSAATVAQPPRDPLVIDLGTPGIALTTIDDGVYFDLDKNGFAEKTAWIGTEDGFLVLDRNGNGKIDDGGELFSDQVEMSDHSLSTSGFAALSELDENGDGVIDSKDSQFANLQVWVDANHDGNSENELHSLEELGITSISLNHIQTDTVDSDTGTIVTASSVVTFANGTVREISEHWFQINSADTEEITVTDVENDLTSFGNMHSLSYALEHDESGELQNLVDSFKNAESFIEKRVAARKILYCITGSSDIAIKSRGGAIDARSLHVLETIMGVDSFVGANGSTTPNSNAAVILNQLFADFDRTYFTLLNKVLGEADYLEMIEEEPNENGKIVLNLAPVEEVVDHYISFGTDVREMLYNIGVYVKTYDSTYGTNYMRDFVSHYPDYAAEIQAMVNGNFVIGTNGDDALNGSGAQDIIWAEDGDDSISTGTGNDIIYGGAGNDTINAGSR from the coding sequence TAGGTCATTCCAAGGGCGGTAATAAGGCTATGTATACTGCAATACTCAGTGATAAAGTAACAAGATGTGTAAGTTTTGACGGTCAAGGATTCTCAAAAGACTTTATTGAGAAATACACTGGTGTGATAAGCGAAAAATCTTCCATAATTTCAAATTATTCTCTTAGCACAGATTTTGTACATATACTTCTTGAACAACTTCCGGGAACGCATCAGTACTACTGTGAAGGCTATGGGATTGATGATCCTCAGGGAGATGAGGGAAGTATTGTTGCTCAGAATCATAGCCCAAATTCATTTTTCAAAACTGATTCCAGCGGAATTGTAACGGAAGTTAACTATTCAGGACGCAATGCCCCTATATTTGACATTTCTACTGAAAACAGCAAAACAACATTACTAAAGAAGTATGTTACATACCTTTTGAGTTCAAAAAACAGAAGCGCTTATGATGCGTTGATTGATTATGTTGAGGATCTTTTGGATGCTATCCTTGACGGTAGTGATATTCAGGAAGCGATATTGGGGGATCTGCTTCAGCTTGGTACACTTATAGGGTATACAATTAGCTTTATTGAAAACGAAGAACTTAATCTCGATGATGCGAGAGAACTGCTTTATGCTCTTGGACTTGATAAGTGTGATACGACTGCTATAATCATTGAATCTTTGACGAATAAAGAGTTTAGTTATGATGATAATCCTAACAATGTACCGGGAATTATAAGCGGGATTTTAGGCTTTTTAGGCAATCAACTTACTGATGGTGAGGACGATTATCTGTTAAAATCGATAATATGGGATACGTTAGGCAATCATATCGATGACTATCTTGACGAGTATGATTTCTATTATCTTTGGAATACAATCGAAAGCAAGTACGAAGAAGCTCAGGAAAACGAAAATCTATATTATGACACAGATAATGGTCTAATACAGGACTGTGTCAATTATATGAAATCCAACGAATTCCGTAATCTTGTAAAGAATGATGCCCAGATTGATGACATAGTAGAGAATCTGGAAGCTTACCTTTCAGGTGGTTTATCAAATTTTGTATTGTATACGGTGATGATACAAGCTAAGTCACTTTTAGAAAAATATGACTATAGATTGAATTTAGGAGATGATAATGAAAATTATCGTGTGGGCATTAACCATAACTCAGTCTCTTTCCTCGGGCAGGGCGATGATATTTTCTTTGGTGGACGATACAAGGACATAATAATTGCTGGTTCTGGAGATGATTCTATCGCAGGCGGGCAGGGAAATGATATAATTCACGGTGGTTCTGGGAATGATTCACTTTACGGCGGTGACGGGAATGATGTTATCTATGGAGGAAACGGAAATGACACTGTCTTCGGTGGAGGCGGCAAAGACACAATCTACGGCGGTGCAGGAAATGATCATATTCACGGCGGTGCAGGTAATGATACCATTGATGGCGGTGCAGACAAGGATTTCATTCTGGGTGAAGCGGGCAATGATATCATAGACGGGGGAGCCGGGAATGACTATATAGATGGTGGTGCCGGCAACGATACTTTATATGGAAATACTGGTGAAGATGTGCTGTTTGGCCGTGAGGGCAAGGATACGCTGGACGGCGGATATGGAGATGACACACTCCGGGGCGGAGATCATGCAGATACATACTATTTCCGTAAATACAACGGCAGCGACACGATTTTTGACCAATATGGCGCAAACCTGATCATCTTTGAAGATATTGCGCCGGACGATCTCTCAATTTCCTACACTGGAGCATATCAGCAGGATCTGTGTTTTACTGTCGTATCTACCGGAAAAACGCTCACTATCCTTGACTATATGCATACAGCCGAGTATTTTAGATATCAATTTGAGGGCGAATCCGGCTACTATACCGTGAAAGACAGCGATGGTAATCTGTCTTTCTCTAAAATTGAAGGCAGTCATATGGGCGGAAGATATGATAGTCACTGGGACAAGCTGCATGACGATACCGGAAATGATAACAGCAGCAGATACAGTGCAGCAACTGTTGCACAGCCTCCGAGAGATCCGCTGGTCATTGACCTGGGCACTCCCGGAATTGCATTGACCACGATTGATGATGGTGTGTACTTTGATCTTGACAAAAACGGCTTTGCCGAAAAGACTGCGTGGATCGGCACAGAGGATGGATTCCTTGTTCTCGACAGAAACGGTAACGGCAAAATTGATGACGGTGGGGAACTGTTCAGCGATCAGGTCGAAATGAGCGACCACAGCCTTTCTACATCCGGCTTTGCCGCATTGTCCGAACTGGATGAGAACGGTGACGGTGTGATTGACAGCAAGGATTCTCAGTTTGCCAATCTGCAAGTATGGGTGGATGCGAATCATGATGGCAATTCAGAAAATGAATTGCATTCGCTGGAAGAACTGGGCATCACTTCTATTAGTCTGAATCATATCCAGACAGATACGGTTGATTCCGACACAGGGACAATTGTGACGGCATCTTCCGTTGTGACATTTGCAAATGGAACAGTCAGAGAAATCAGTGAGCATTGGTTCCAGATCAATTCGGCTGATACAGAGGAAATTACAGTAACCGATGTGGAAAATGATCTGACATCCTTCGGCAATATGCACAGCCTGTCTTATGCGCTTGAACATGATGAAAGCGGGGAACTCCAGAATCTTGTGGATTCTTTCAAGAATGCAGAAAGCTTTATTGAGAAGCGTGTGGCTGCAAGGAAGATCCTCTACTGCATCACCGGTTCTTCGGATATTGCAATCAAGTCCAGAGGCGGTGCAATCGATGCAAGAAGTCTGCATGTTCTCGAAACGATCATGGGCGTAGATTCCTTTGTTGGCGCAAATGGAAGCACCACACCAAATTCCAATGCTGCGGTCATTCTGAACCAGTTGTTTGCGGATTTTGACAGAACCTACTTTACTCTCCTGAACAAGGTTCTTGGTGAAGCGGATTATCTGGAAATGATAGAGGAAGAACCGAATGAGAACGGGAAGATTGTCCTGAACCTTGCACCGGTAGAAGAAGTTGTGGATCACTACATTTCTTTCGGCACGGATGTACGGGAAATGCTCTATAACATCGGCGTATATGTGAAAACATACGACAGCACATACGGAACAAATTATATGAGGGACTTTGTTTCTCATTATCCGGACTACGCTGCCGAGATCCAAGCAATGGTAAACGGCAATTTCGTCATCGGTACAAACGGAGATGATGCGCTGAACGGCTCCGGCGCACAGGATATTATCTGGGCTGAAGACGGAGACGACAGTATCAGCACGGGCACTGGTAATGACATCATCTACGGCGGCGCAGGCAATGATACGATCAACGCAGGCTCCAGGTGA